Proteins encoded within one genomic window of Scleropages formosus unplaced genomic scaffold, fSclFor1.1, whole genome shotgun sequence:
- the LOC108922262 gene encoding homeobox protein engrailed-1-B isoform X1: MEEQKDQSSRESSDGESVSLSPNLPSPPILPQQVGQQVHRTTNFFIDNILRPDFGCKKEAGGRERAHTSGRENVNPLVVRPSHPSTQCQDSNCSSDSTSSSSSSSSSSSSSSSLPPAKQNSAKQGEGNGSTTAGKYGENATSIMVVNATNGGSAAMKESQPLLWPAWVYCTRYSDRPSSVSTPGPRTRKLKKKKNDKEDKRPRTAFTAEQLQRLKAEFQANRYITEQRRQSLAQELNLNESQIKIWFQNKRAKIKKASGYKNGLALQLMAQGLYNHSTTTIQEDNGESE, translated from the exons ATGGAAGAGCAGAAGGATCAGAGCAGCCGAGAGTCGAGCGACGGGGAGAGCGTGTCTCTGTCCCCGAACCTGCCATCGCCGCCCATTCTGCCCCAGcaagtggggcagcaggtccaCAGAACCACCAACTTCTTCATCGACAACATCCTGCGGCCGGACTTCGGCTGCAAGAAGGAGGCGGGCGgccgcgagcgcgcgcacacgtcGGGTAGGGAGAACGTGAACCCGCTGGTTGTAAGGCCGTCGCACCCGAGCACGCAGTGCCAGGACTCCAACTGCAGCAGTGACAGcacctcgtcctcgtcctcctcgtcctcctcgtcctcgtcctcctcctcgttgCCCCCCGCAAAGCAGAATTCTGCGAAGCAGGGAGAAGGCAATGGATCTACTACGGCGGGAAAGTACGGCGAGAACGCCACGTCCATCATGGTCGTGAACGCGACTAACGGAGGATCTGCTGCCATGAAGGAGTCGCAGCCGCTGCTCTGGCCTGCCTGGGTTTACTGCACCAGGTACTCGGACAGACCGTCATCTG TCTCCACACCAGGACCGAGGACTCGgaaactgaagaagaagaagaacgaCAAGGAGGACAAGCGGCCCCGCACCGCCTTCACGGCCGAGCAGCTGCAGAGACTGAAAGCGGAGTTCCAGGCGAACCGCTACATCACGGAGCAGCGGCGGCAGAGTCTCGCGCAGGAACTGAACCTGAACGAGTCGCAGATCAAAATCTGGTTCCAGAACAAGAGGGCGAAAATTAAAAAAGCGAGCGGCTACAAGAACGGCCTGGCGCTCCAGCTCATGGCACAAGGACTATACAACCATTCCACCACGACGATCCAAGAGGACAACGGGGAGagtgaatga
- the LOC108922262 gene encoding homeobox protein engrailed-1-B isoform X2 codes for MEEQKDQSSRESSDGESVSLSPNLPSPPILPQQVGQQVHRTTNFFIDNILRPDFGCKKEAGGRERAHTSGRENVNPLVVRPSHPSTQCQDSNCSSDSTSSSSSSSSSSSSSSSLPPAKQNSAKQGEGNGSTTAGKYGENATSIMVVNATNGGSAAMKESQPLLWPAWVYCTRYSDRPSSGPRTRKLKKKKNDKEDKRPRTAFTAEQLQRLKAEFQANRYITEQRRQSLAQELNLNESQIKIWFQNKRAKIKKASGYKNGLALQLMAQGLYNHSTTTIQEDNGESE; via the exons ATGGAAGAGCAGAAGGATCAGAGCAGCCGAGAGTCGAGCGACGGGGAGAGCGTGTCTCTGTCCCCGAACCTGCCATCGCCGCCCATTCTGCCCCAGcaagtggggcagcaggtccaCAGAACCACCAACTTCTTCATCGACAACATCCTGCGGCCGGACTTCGGCTGCAAGAAGGAGGCGGGCGgccgcgagcgcgcgcacacgtcGGGTAGGGAGAACGTGAACCCGCTGGTTGTAAGGCCGTCGCACCCGAGCACGCAGTGCCAGGACTCCAACTGCAGCAGTGACAGcacctcgtcctcgtcctcctcgtcctcctcgtcctcgtcctcctcctcgttgCCCCCCGCAAAGCAGAATTCTGCGAAGCAGGGAGAAGGCAATGGATCTACTACGGCGGGAAAGTACGGCGAGAACGCCACGTCCATCATGGTCGTGAACGCGACTAACGGAGGATCTGCTGCCATGAAGGAGTCGCAGCCGCTGCTCTGGCCTGCCTGGGTTTACTGCACCAGGTACTCGGACAGACCGTCATCTG GACCGAGGACTCGgaaactgaagaagaagaagaacgaCAAGGAGGACAAGCGGCCCCGCACCGCCTTCACGGCCGAGCAGCTGCAGAGACTGAAAGCGGAGTTCCAGGCGAACCGCTACATCACGGAGCAGCGGCGGCAGAGTCTCGCGCAGGAACTGAACCTGAACGAGTCGCAGATCAAAATCTGGTTCCAGAACAAGAGGGCGAAAATTAAAAAAGCGAGCGGCTACAAGAACGGCCTGGCGCTCCAGCTCATGGCACAAGGACTATACAACCATTCCACCACGACGATCCAAGAGGACAACGGGGAGagtgaatga